A genomic stretch from Arachis stenosperma cultivar V10309 chromosome 3, arast.V10309.gnm1.PFL2, whole genome shotgun sequence includes:
- the LOC130968902 gene encoding glutamine synthetase nodule isozyme isoform X1 — protein MTIISDLINLNLSDVTDKVIAEYVWIGGSGLDLRSKARTLPEPVNDPSKLPKWNYDGSSTGQAPGQDSEVILCPQAIFRDPFRRGENILVMCDAYTPAGEPIPTNKRHGAAQIFNNPEVAAEEPWYGIEQEYTLMQKEVNWPVGWPVGGYPGPQGPYYCGVGADKAFARDVVDSHYKACLYAGINISGVNGEVMPAQWEFQVGPAVGITAGDQLWIARYILERITEAAGVRLSLDPKPVTGDWNGAGAHTNYSTKSMRNDGGYEVIKTAIEKLGKRHSEHIAAYGEGNERRLTGKHETANIKTFLWGVANRGASVRVGRDTEKEGKGYFEDRRPASNMDPYVVTSMIAETTILWKP, from the exons ATGACAATCATATCAGATCTCATAAACCTTAACCTCTCTGACGTCACCGATAAGGTGATTGCTGAGTACGTATG GATTGGTGGGTCAGGATTGGACCTCAGGAGCAAAGCAAGG ACGCTCCCAGAACCAGTTAACGATCCTTCAAAACTTCCCAAGTGGAACTATGATGGTTCTAGCACAGGTCAAGCCCCTGGCCAAGatagtgaagtcatcttatg TCCACAAGCCATTTTCAGAGATCCATTCAGAAGGGGTGAGAACATCCTG GTTATGTGTGATGCTTACACTCCTGCGGGAGAACCAATTCCCACAAACAAGAGACACGGTGCTGCACAGATATTCAACAATCCTGAAGTTGCTGCTGAAGAGCCCTG GTATGGAATTGAGCAAGAATACACCTTGATGCAGAAAGAGGTTAACTGGCCTGTTGGGTGGCCTGTTGGTGGTTACCCTGGACCCCAG GGACCGTACTATTGTGGTGTGGGTGCTGACAAGGCTTTTGCTCGCGACGTGGTTGACTCCCATTACAAAGCCTGCCTTTATGCTGGCATCAACATCAGTGGAGTCAACGGAGAAGTCATGCCTGCCCAGTGGGAATTCCAAGTTGGTCCTGCTGTTGGTATCACCGCAGGTGATCAATTGTGGATTGCTCGTTACATTTTGGAG AGGATCACTGAGGCCGCTGGTGTTCGGCTTTCCCTTGACCCGAAGCCAGTGACGGGTGATTGGAATGGTGCTGGTGCTCACACTAATTACAG CACCAAGTCGATGAGAAATGATGGTGGGTATGAAGTGATAAAGACTGCAATTGAGAAGCTTGGAAAGAGGCACAGTGAGCACATTGCTGCTTATGGAGAAGGCAATGAGCGACGCTTGACCGGAAAGCACGAGACCGCAAACATCAAAACCTTCTTATGG GGTGTGGCAAACCGAGGTGCTTCCGTTAGAGTTGGAAGGGACACAGAGAAAGAAGGGAAGGGATATTTTGAGGACAGGAGACCAGCTTCTAACATGGATCCTTATGTTGTCACTTCCATGATTGCTGAGACAACCATTCTCTGGAAGCCGTGA
- the LOC130970723 gene encoding uncharacterized protein LOC130970723 has product MSLRAAAAIFLKRLRFPASHGFCASRVSPNAFPLSFSGKLKLSHWYQTGANGSRMNLRDPCLWIVISGHIAMVLGTGANTVFAEDPTNEASPDDDLIGLRKVEDGSVVSNTHTAKWRVFTDEAREFFIKGQLDAAEKLFLAALQEAKEGFGPRDPHVASSCNNLAELYRIKKDFDKAEPLYLEAIDILEKAFGPDDIRVGAAAHNLGQFYLGQRKLENACVSYERALKIKRRVLGYGHSECADTMYHLGVVLYLQGKERDAEAAIQDSIRLLEEGGEGESFVCIRRLRYLSQIYLKSHRLAEAEMVQRKILHILELSKGWNSLDTVVAAESLALTLQASCNLKDSKELLERCLNARKVLLPDDHIQIGANLLRLAQVAMLDSSQHKKFDVKRAKAELDIAKDHVHNSIRIARQYLDRVSKQKDRLKKHSAPGDSRKEAQAALLILLQSFSTLSSVEVAKQELLEIQEGKSNLKAKEPLLQCIHAYREFVADKSIPENAEIKKEYLSCLKVAQNLLGNKGLPEAELIES; this is encoded by the exons ATGTCTCTGCGCGCTGCAGCGGCCATTTTTCTCAAAAGACTTCGTTTTCCCGCTTCCCATGGCTTCTGTGCATCTCGTGTATCCCCAAACGCATTTCCACTCTCATTTTCtg GcaaacttaaactttcccactGGTATCAAACCGGAGCAAATGGCTCGAGGATGAATCTTAGGGATCCTTGTCTGTGGATTGTTATATCTGGACATATTG CTATGGTACTAGGGACTGGTGCCAACACTGTGTTTGCAGAAGATCCAACTAATGAAGCATCTCCAGATGATGACTTAATTGGATTAAGAAAAGTTGAGGATGGTTCTGTAGTATCAAATACACATACAGCAAAATGGAGAGTATTTACTGATGAAGCGAGGGAATTTTTCATAAAG GGACAACTAGATGCAGCTGAAAAACTTTTTCTTGCTGCTCTACAAGAAGCTAAAGAGGGTTTCGGCCCAAGAGATCCACATGTTGCATCTTCATGCAATAACCTG GCAGAGTTATACAGGATCAAAAAGGATTTTGACAAAGCAGAACCATTGTACTTGGAAGCTATCGACATATTAGAGAAAGCTTTTGGCCCAGATGATATACG GGTTGGGGCTGCTGCTCACAACCTTGGACAGTTCTACCTTGGACAGCGGAAGTTGGAAAATGCTTGTGTTAGCTATGAG CGCGCACTGAAG ATAAAAAGACGTGTTCTGGGATATGGCCATTCAGAATGTGCAGATACAATGTATCATTTAGGAGTG GTGTTGTATCTCCAAGGAAAAGAAAGGGATGCTGAGGCCGCCATTCAGGACTCAATAAGGTTATTAGAG GAAGGTGGCGAAGGGGAGTCATTTGTATGCATTAGAAGACTTCGATATCTGTCGCAG atatatttgaaatcACATCGACTTGCTGAAGCTGAGATGGTCCAGAGGAAGATCCTGCATATTTTGGAATTGTCAaag GGTTGGAATTCATTGGACACAGTTGTTGCAGCTGAATCTTTAGCTCTGACCCTGCAAGCGTCTTGCAATTTAAAAGATTCAAAAGAACTTCTTGAAAg ATGTCTAAATGCGCGGAAAGTCTTACTTCCTGATGACCATATTCAG ATTGGTGCAAACCTACTTCGTCTAGCACAGGTTGCTATGCTTGATAGCAGCcaacataaaaaatttgatgTCAAGAGAGCTAAAGCCGAGCTTGATATCGCAAAGGATCATGTACATAATTCAATAAG GATTGCACGTCAATATTTAGATAGAGTATCGAAACAAAAAGACAGGTTGAAGAAACACAGTGCACCGGGAGATTCCAGAAAGGAAGCCCAAGCAGCGCTGCTCATATTG CTGCAATCATTCAGTACTTTATCGTCGGTGGAGGTAGCAAAGCAAGAACTGCTGGAAATTCAG GAAGGAAAAAGTAACCTCAAGGCTAAGGAGCCACTTCTTCAATGCATTCATGCTTACAGGGAG TTTGTAGCCGATAAGTCAATCCCTGAGAACGCTGAGATAAAGAAGGAATACCTTTCGTGTTTGAAGGTTGCTCAAAACTTGCTCGGTAATAAAGGACTACCAGAAGCTGAATTAATAGAATCTTGA
- the LOC130968902 gene encoding glutamine synthetase PR-1 isoform X2 translates to MMVLAQVKPLAKIVKSSYVHKPFSEIHSEGVMCDAYTPAGEPIPTNKRHGAAQIFNNPEVAAEEPWYGIEQEYTLMQKEVNWPVGWPVGGYPGPQGPYYCGVGADKAFARDVVDSHYKACLYAGINISGVNGEVMPAQWEFQVGPAVGITAGDQLWIARYILERITEAAGVRLSLDPKPVTGDWNGAGAHTNYSTKSMRNDGGYEVIKTAIEKLGKRHSEHIAAYGEGNERRLTGKHETANIKTFLWGVANRGASVRVGRDTEKEGKGYFEDRRPASNMDPYVVTSMIAETTILWKP, encoded by the exons ATGATGGTTCTAGCACAGGTCAAGCCCCTGGCCAAGatagtgaagtcatcttatg TCCACAAGCCATTTTCAGAGATCCATTCAGAAGGG GTTATGTGTGATGCTTACACTCCTGCGGGAGAACCAATTCCCACAAACAAGAGACACGGTGCTGCACAGATATTCAACAATCCTGAAGTTGCTGCTGAAGAGCCCTG GTATGGAATTGAGCAAGAATACACCTTGATGCAGAAAGAGGTTAACTGGCCTGTTGGGTGGCCTGTTGGTGGTTACCCTGGACCCCAG GGACCGTACTATTGTGGTGTGGGTGCTGACAAGGCTTTTGCTCGCGACGTGGTTGACTCCCATTACAAAGCCTGCCTTTATGCTGGCATCAACATCAGTGGAGTCAACGGAGAAGTCATGCCTGCCCAGTGGGAATTCCAAGTTGGTCCTGCTGTTGGTATCACCGCAGGTGATCAATTGTGGATTGCTCGTTACATTTTGGAG AGGATCACTGAGGCCGCTGGTGTTCGGCTTTCCCTTGACCCGAAGCCAGTGACGGGTGATTGGAATGGTGCTGGTGCTCACACTAATTACAG CACCAAGTCGATGAGAAATGATGGTGGGTATGAAGTGATAAAGACTGCAATTGAGAAGCTTGGAAAGAGGCACAGTGAGCACATTGCTGCTTATGGAGAAGGCAATGAGCGACGCTTGACCGGAAAGCACGAGACCGCAAACATCAAAACCTTCTTATGG GGTGTGGCAAACCGAGGTGCTTCCGTTAGAGTTGGAAGGGACACAGAGAAAGAAGGGAAGGGATATTTTGAGGACAGGAGACCAGCTTCTAACATGGATCCTTATGTTGTCACTTCCATGATTGCTGAGACAACCATTCTCTGGAAGCCGTGA
- the LOC130970784 gene encoding aspartic proteinase PCS1-like, producing MPMAMPLLPLFNMLLFFHFFITIISAAKLTTTNSSFSMSFPLTTHSLSTNATAKMLSSSLMFSSRNTKAPPASSSSYNLRSTFKYSMVLIVTLPIGTPPQAQQMILDTGSQLSWIQCHNKKAVKPPPPPPTPSFDPSLSSTFSVLPCTHPLCKPQIPDFTLPTSCDQNRLCHYSYFYADGSYAEGNLVREKLTFAPTHSTPPLILGCATYSSDARGILGINRGRLSFSSQAKINKFSYCVPPRQAQPGPAPTGSFYLGNNPHSTGFKYIPMLTFSQSQRMPNLDPLAYTVAMNGIRIGGKRLNISPAVFRPDAGGSGQTMVDSGSEFTYLVSEAYDKVREEVVRIVGPRMKKEYVYGGVADMCFDGRDAGVEIGRLIGEMVFEFEKGVEIVVPKERVLADVGGGVHCIGIGSSDKLGAASNIIGNFHQQNLWVEFDLTNRRVGFGGADCSRLG from the coding sequence ATGCCTATGGCCATGCCTCTGTTACCACTCTTCAACATGCTtctcttcttccacttcttcatCACCATCATATCTGCTGCAAAACTCACCACCACAAACTCATCCTTCTCAATGTCATTCCCACTAACCACACATTCTCTCTCCACAAACGCAACGGCAAAGATGCTATCTTCCTCTCTCATGTTCTCATCGAGGAACACCAAGGCTCCtcctgcttcttcttcttcctatAACTTGAGGTCCACATTCAAATACTCCATGGTACTCATAGTGACTCTACCCATTGGTACACCCCCACAGGCACAACAAATGATTCTCGACACCGGAAGCCAACTCTCTTGGATTCAGTGTCACAATAAGAAAGCCGTTAAGCCACCACCGCCTCCTCCAACCCCCTCCTTTGACCCTTCTCTCTCTTCAACCTTCTCCGTACTACCCTGCACCCACCCTCTCTGCAAGCCTCAAATTCCCGATTTTACCCTCCCAACCTCCTGCGACCAGAACCGCCTCTGCCACTATTCTTATTTCTACGCCGATGGAAGCTATGCCGAGGGCAATCTCGTCCGCGAGAAACTAACCTTCGCGCCTACCCATTCTACCCCTCCCCTCATCCTTGGCTGCGCAACTTACTCTAGCGACGCCAGGGGCATTTTAGGAATTAACCGCGGAAGATTGTCCTTCTCATCCCAGGCCAAAATAAACAAATTCTCTTATTGCGTTCCGCCAAGGCAGGCTCAACCCGGACCCGCTCCAACCGGGTCTTTCTACCTTGGTAACAACCCGCACTCCACCGGGTTCAAGTATATCCCTATGTTGACTTTTTCACAGAGTCAACGCATGCCGAATCTTGACCCCTTGGCCTACACTGTCGCCATGAACGGTATTCGGATAGGCGGGAAAAGACTGAACATTTCGCCGGCAGTTTTCCGACCCGACGCTGGAGGGTCCGGTCAGACTATGGTGGACTCTGGATCCGAGTTCACGTACCTGGTTAGTGAAGCCTATGACAAGGTACGGGAGGAAGTGGTTAGAATCGTGGGGCCCAGAATGAAGAAGGAGTACGTGTACGGTGGAGTGGCCGACATGTGTTTTGACGGTCGAGATGCTGGAGTTGAGATCGGACGGCTGATAGGGGAGATGGTTTTTGAATTTGAGAAGGGTGTGGAGATTGTAGTTCCGAAAGAGAGGGTGCTTGCTGACGTGGGCGGCGGGGTCCACTGCATAGGGATTGGGAGTTCCGATAAATTGGGTGCGGCAAGTAACATAATAGGGAACTTCCATCAACAGAATCTGTGGGTGGAGTTTGATCTCACCAATCGCAGAGTGGGCTTCGGTGGTGCTGATTGTAGCAGATTGGGTTAA